In Paenibacillus xylanilyticus, the genomic window GGTTACCAATGCGAATCGCAGTGGCCACAGTCTCCGGCTCAAGAATCGGCTCTCCCTTAACGATTGCCATCGCGCCTTCTGCTTCAAATCCAACCATGCGCGGCAAGGAGTCCGATTTTCCCGCCTCTTTGTATTCTTTGAAGCCTTTCCAGTAAGCAGAGATATTCCCTGCATTGCCGACTGGAATTGCCAGTACGTCAGGTGCTTGACCCAGTTGATCCACCACTTCAAATGCAGCTGTTTTTTGACCTTCGATGCGGTAAGGATTCACAGAGTTCACCAGTGTGATAGGGTGCTTCGCTGTAATCTCACGTACAATTTCAAGTGCACGGTCGAAGTTACCGTTAATCGCAATCACTTTGGCTCCGTAAATCATGGCCTGAGCCAGCTTGCCCAGTGCGATGTTATTGTTAGGGATCAATACGATACAGTTCAGACCACCGCGTGCAGCATATGCTGCAGCAGCTGCAGAAGTATTGCCTGTGGAGGCACACATGATCGTACGGCTGCCCTCTTCCATAGCTTTTGCAACAGCCATTACCATACCGCGGTCTTTGAAAGAACCACTTGGATTCAAGCCTTCGTATTTAAAATATAGATTCAGTCCAAGGTCCTTGGACAGATTTTCGGCATGAATCAGTGGAGTGTTTCCTTCCTGAAGCGTAAGCATAGGTGTATTTTCATTAACCGGAAGGTACTCTTTGTACGTTTGCAGCAATCCTTGATATCTCATTGTAGTAAGCTCCTTTATGATTAAGTAATACGAATATGAAGACCTGAAATTATAGTATTAAAAATTGTACATTCCATTTAACCTAGCCATTCGAACGTTATATGATTAGAAAAATAATTTTAACCCTCAACCCGATATACACTCTTGATCCGGCGTATAACACTAAGAGATTCAAAGTGTTTCAACACTTTATCCATGCTTGCCTTGCTTGCATTATGAGTAACGATGATGATCTCGGCATCCGGGTTATGCTCGTTCGGCTGTTGAACGACCGAAGCCAGGCTGACTTCATACTCTGCAAAAATCTGCGTGATTTGCGCCAAAACGCCCGCTTTGTCGTCCACATGCAGCAAAATGAAGTTCTTTGACATGATCTGTTCATCGCTTTGCAGACGCTTCTGCTTGTAAGGAACGATGGCTTTAAGTCCGTTTACGCCAAGCTTCAGATTTTTGATCACAGCCACGAGATCTGCAACGACGGAAGTGGCCGTTGGGAGTTCACCTGCACCCGCACCATAGAACATCGTTTCGCCTACTGCTTCCCCGTGTACATACACTGCATTGAACACGCCATTAACGGAGGCAATCGGGTGACTCTGTCTCACCATGGTAGGCTGAACACTGATATTGATCTCGTCATCACGGCAATCCGCAATTCCAAGGAGTTTCATCTCATAACCGAGTCTTCTGGCATACGTAATGTCCTCACGGGTTACGGATGAAATACCACTAACCGCCACATCCTGGAGCTCCACATTGGTGCGGAAACCCAGCGTTCCCAATATTGCCATTTTGCGAGCGGCATCCAGTCCCTCCACATCCGATGTTGGGTCAGCTTCCGCATAACCCAGAGCCTGTGCCTCTGCGAGGACCTCTTCATAAGAAGCACCTTCCTGGCTCATTTTGGTCAAAATGAAGTTCGTTGTTCCGTTCACAATCCCCATAATACGGGTAATCCGGTCAGATGAGAAACCTTCAATCAGGGTGCGGATAATGGGAATCCCACCAGCTACGCTGGCTTCATAGAAGACATCACATTTCTTCTCCTGTGCCTTCGCCAAAATCTCGGAGCCATGGAGAGCCATTAGATCCTTATTTGCCGTGACAATATGTTTTCCCCGCTCCAGCGCTTCAAGAATGTACTCTTTCGTCTGTTCGATACCACCCATAACCTCCACGATCACATCGATGTCCGGGTGGCGAATCACTTCCCACGGATCTTCTGTCAGTTTGGCTCGATCCACAGCAATGACGCGATCCTTAACCGTATTTTTTACAGAAATCTTCTCGATAACAATCGGTGAGCCGACCTGACTGCTCAGATCCTCCTGGTTTCCTTCCACGATGCGAACAACCCCGGTACCTACGGTTCCGAGTCCCAATAATCCTACTTTTACCGGTTTCACCAACGATCTACCCCCTAATGTCTTTTATGTCTGCCGCCTCTGTACACTCTCTATGTACAATGAAGCAGTTTTTTTCATATATCCGGACGTTATGAGATAAAATCCAGTTAGCCCTGACCTACAATCCGTGTGCGCCGAACCCCCGGCATATCCTGCATCCGTTCCAACATTTCACCGATTTCTCCGTGAAGATGTGACGTTTCTACCGAGATAACGACATTGGCTCTTCCTTGAAGCGGGATACTCTGATTAATCGTGAGTACGTTGGCTCCATATCCAGCCACATGTCCCAACACGCGAGACAATATACCAGACTGATGCTCCAGATCAATCGATATGGTAACGATTCTTTCCCGTTCCAATTGGTTGATGAGGTGAATTCCATCCTTATACTTATAAAAAGCACTTCGGCTTAATCCGACCTGCTCTACTGCTTCATGCACTGTTTTGACATCCCCCGAAGCAAGCAGCTCTTTCACCTGCATCGTCTTCACCACTGCTTCTGGCAAAATGTCTTCCCGTACTAAGTAATAGCGTTCATTCACAGAACGTCCTCTCCTCAAAGACTCATGTTTTCATATAGTGGACATTATATCGGATCTATACTAAAAGGGCAATACGTTACATGTCTATTTTTTTCAAAACCGTTTCTCAAAGTATACAAGGTTCTCTCTACCTCATGTTAGGAAAAAACAAAAAAACGCAGAGCAGCGGGTCTTTTCCCACTTCTCTGCGTCTGCATGTTCATTTATACGTGCACAGCCATACATTAAATTTTACTTGCCAAACTTAATAGTAGCTGCTGCCTTCTACGAATTCGAATTCAAAATCACCGATGCGCACAATCGTACCTTCTTCAGCACCACGTTTACGGAGCTCTTCATCCACACCCATATGACGCAGTGTACGCGCCAATTTAAGGATGGCCTCATGCGAGTTCAGCTGCATCCGTTTCATCATGCGATCAATCTTGGCACTCTCAACAACAAAGATTTCATTCTCCCGCACAATACGGAAGCCTTCGTCCTCTTTCTTATCCAGACTGTACACTTTGCGTTCCGATATGTCCGCTACTTCCTCCACCACGACTTCGTCCGGAATCTGATCAAGCAGATCTGCCGCACGATACAGGAGTTCCTGAATTCCTTTGCGAGTCAGGGAAGAAATTGGCATGATCTCAATATCCGGCTGAACTTCACGAACCTTTTGCATAAATTGCTCCAGATTCTCTTCCGATTCCGGCATATCCATTTTGTTGGCTGCCACAATCTGAGGTCTCTCCGCGAGTGCCGGATTGTACAGCTTCAGCTCGTCGTTGATTTTGACCCAGTCCTCAAACGGATCGCGTCCTTCCGAACCAGACATATCCACAACGTGAATAATGATGCGGGTACGTTCAACATGACGCAAAAACTCATGTCCAAGCCCGATGCCTTCATGAGCACCTTCAATCAATCCTGGCAAGTCAGCCATTACGAAACTGCGTCCTTCACCCACACCAACTACACCCAGGTTAGGTGTAATGGTCGTAAAGTGATAGGCTCCGATCTTCGGCTTCGCCGCTGATACAACGGACAGCAGGGTCGATTTCCCGACACTCGGAAAACCAACCAAACCAACATCCGCCATAACTTTAAGCTCTAGCACAATATAGCGCTCTTCGCCCTCTTCACCATTTTCGGCAAGTTCA contains:
- a CDS encoding homoserine dehydrogenase, which encodes MKPVKVGLLGLGTVGTGVVRIVEGNQEDLSSQVGSPIVIEKISVKNTVKDRVIAVDRAKLTEDPWEVIRHPDIDVIVEVMGGIEQTKEYILEALERGKHIVTANKDLMALHGSEILAKAQEKKCDVFYEASVAGGIPIIRTLIEGFSSDRITRIMGIVNGTTNFILTKMSQEGASYEEVLAEAQALGYAEADPTSDVEGLDAARKMAILGTLGFRTNVELQDVAVSGISSVTREDITYARRLGYEMKLLGIADCRDDEINISVQPTMVRQSHPIASVNGVFNAVYVHGEAVGETMFYGAGAGELPTATSVVADLVAVIKNLKLGVNGLKAIVPYKQKRLQSDEQIMSKNFILLHVDDKAGVLAQITQIFAEYEVSLASVVQQPNEHNPDAEIIIVTHNASKASMDKVLKHFESLSVIRRIKSVYRVEG
- a CDS encoding ACT domain-containing protein, translating into MNERYYLVREDILPEAVVKTMQVKELLASGDVKTVHEAVEQVGLSRSAFYKYKDGIHLINQLERERIVTISIDLEHQSGILSRVLGHVAGYGANVLTINQSIPLQGRANVVISVETSHLHGEIGEMLERMQDMPGVRRTRIVGQG
- the obgE gene encoding GTPase ObgE, translated to MFVDKAKIYVKAGDGGDGLISFRREKYVPNGGPAGGDGGRGADIIFRVDEGLRTLMDFRYQRHFKAPRGEKGRNKSQHGANAENMIVRIPPGTVILDEDSGEVLADLTRHGQQVVVARGGRGGRGNIRFATPNNPAPELAENGEEGEERYIVLELKVMADVGLVGFPSVGKSTLLSVVSAAKPKIGAYHFTTITPNLGVVGVGEGRSFVMADLPGLIEGAHEGIGLGHEFLRHVERTRIIIHVVDMSGSEGRDPFEDWVKINDELKLYNPALAERPQIVAANKMDMPESEENLEQFMQKVREVQPDIEIMPISSLTRKGIQELLYRAADLLDQIPDEVVVEEVADISERKVYSLDKKEDEGFRIVRENEIFVVESAKIDRMMKRMQLNSHEAILKLARTLRHMGVDEELRKRGAEEGTIVRIGDFEFEFVEGSSYY
- the thrC gene encoding threonine synthase — protein: MRYQGLLQTYKEYLPVNENTPMLTLQEGNTPLIHAENLSKDLGLNLYFKYEGLNPSGSFKDRGMVMAVAKAMEEGSRTIMCASTGNTSAAAAAYAARGGLNCIVLIPNNNIALGKLAQAMIYGAKVIAINGNFDRALEIVREITAKHPITLVNSVNPYRIEGQKTAAFEVVDQLGQAPDVLAIPVGNAGNISAYWKGFKEYKEAGKSDSLPRMVGFEAEGAMAIVKGEPILEPETVATAIRIGNPASWKTAVTAAEESGGQINYVTDEEILTAYRTIAAREGIFAEPASAASVAGVYKLKQEGYFKGGETVVCVLTGHGLKDPNIAIKTVATEPLVVDDSEEAVMAAIAQLEQQSV